The proteins below are encoded in one region of Rhizobacter sp.:
- a CDS encoding GGDEF domain-containing protein, whose translation MHPTDPTQDASTAPLLVQPARPALLAWAVTAAQAPIAAWAWFSCFALALVSRRSAALPDDARTTRPPSRPRPEPVHPTRRRTDAFGQPAKPSVPLLTAHQDALTDLSALRALGEADTAWSDDLEQRGLRLCVLHVGLDRLGPITERYGADAGEQILRQVARRLRQLVREDDRVLRVETHEFVLLLAAPHTECLGFTRSMSARIKAELQRPLNYRTLSTLHIGCSVGLAIWPMHGDTLDAVLEHAAEMLASVRPRQADAQTLETA comes from the coding sequence ATGCACCCGACCGACCCGACCCAAGACGCTTCGACCGCCCCCCTGCTTGTGCAGCCGGCGCGGCCGGCGCTGCTCGCCTGGGCGGTCACCGCGGCACAGGCCCCCATCGCGGCCTGGGCGTGGTTCTCCTGCTTCGCGCTGGCCCTCGTGAGCCGCCGCAGCGCCGCGCTGCCCGACGACGCCCGCACCACGCGCCCGCCCAGCCGCCCGCGGCCCGAGCCCGTGCACCCCACACGCCGCCGCACCGATGCCTTCGGCCAGCCCGCCAAGCCCTCGGTGCCACTGCTCACCGCCCATCAAGACGCCCTCACCGACCTCTCGGCCTTGCGGGCCCTGGGCGAGGCCGACACCGCCTGGTCGGACGACCTCGAACAGCGCGGCCTGCGCCTGTGCGTGCTGCACGTCGGCCTCGACCGGCTGGGCCCGATCACCGAGCGCTACGGCGCCGACGCGGGCGAACAGATCCTGCGCCAGGTGGCGCGCCGACTGCGCCAGCTGGTGCGCGAGGACGACCGCGTGCTGCGTGTCGAGACACACGAGTTCGTGCTGCTGCTGGCCGCTCCGCACACCGAATGCCTGGGCTTCACGCGCAGCATGTCGGCACGCATCAAGGCGGAGTTGCAACGACCGCTGAACTACCGCACCCTGAGCACGCTGCACATCGGCTGCAGCGTCGGGCTGGCCATCTGGCCAATGCACGGCGACACGCTCGACGCGGTGCTGGAACACGCGGCCGAGATGCTCGCGAGCGTGCGCCCGCGCCAGGCCGACGCACAGACACTCGAAACCGCCTGA
- a CDS encoding carotenoid 1,2-hydratase, with protein MKRRDLLGVMGAGPALSALGVMARPSHATVAPRALAFPADFGAHPETRTEWWYLTGVIQAGQREFGFQVTFFRSRTPVEPSASRFAPTQLVFAHSALSDLAQRRQRHDQRIARAGFGIAEAGVGDTAVQLRGWSLERSGEPQRSVYRARIASDSAGFALDLHCHTTQPVLLQGNAGFSAKAPQPGPASHYYSQPQLRVQGRLTLEGQALAAHGRAWLDHEWSDTLLHPEAVGWDWIGMNLDDGSALTAFRLRRADGSVLYAGGSLRNAAGQLQTFGPADLRFTPGRTWQSPASQGRYPVEWTIATPTGRYRVLARFDAQELDSRGSTGAWYWEGLCDLHGAGDAKLGRGYLEMTGYAGRLVL; from the coding sequence ATGAAACGCCGCGATTTGCTCGGGGTTATGGGCGCCGGGCCCGCACTGTCGGCCCTGGGGGTGATGGCACGGCCCTCGCACGCCACGGTGGCGCCGCGCGCGCTGGCTTTCCCGGCCGACTTCGGCGCCCACCCCGAGACCCGCACCGAGTGGTGGTACCTGACCGGCGTGATCCAGGCCGGTCAGCGCGAATTCGGCTTCCAGGTCACCTTCTTCCGCAGCCGAACGCCGGTCGAACCCAGCGCCAGCCGCTTCGCGCCCACACAGCTCGTCTTCGCCCACTCGGCCCTGAGCGACCTGGCCCAGCGCCGCCAGCGGCACGACCAGCGCATCGCCCGCGCAGGTTTCGGCATCGCCGAGGCGGGCGTGGGCGACACCGCCGTGCAGCTGCGCGGCTGGTCGCTCGAGCGCAGCGGCGAGCCGCAGCGAAGCGTCTACCGCGCCCGCATCGCGAGCGACAGCGCCGGCTTCGCGCTCGACCTGCACTGCCACACCACCCAGCCGGTGCTGCTGCAAGGCAACGCCGGCTTCTCGGCCAAGGCCCCGCAGCCCGGCCCCGCCAGCCACTACTACAGCCAGCCGCAGCTGCGGGTGCAGGGCCGGCTCACGCTCGAAGGCCAGGCGCTTGCCGCCCACGGCCGGGCCTGGCTCGACCATGAATGGAGCGACACCCTGCTCCACCCCGAGGCCGTGGGCTGGGACTGGATCGGCATGAACCTCGACGACGGCAGCGCGCTCACCGCCTTCCGCCTGCGCCGCGCCGACGGCTCGGTGCTCTACGCCGGCGGCAGCCTGCGCAACGCCGCGGGGCAGCTGCAGACCTTCGGCCCCGCCGACCTGCGCTTCACCCCCGGCCGCACCTGGCAGAGCCCGGCCTCGCAGGGCCGCTACCCGGTGGAATGGACCATCGCCACACCCACCGGCCGCTACCGCGTGCTGGCCCGCTTCGACGCGCAGGAACTCGACAGCCGTGGCAGCACCGGCGCCTGGTACTGGGAAGGCCTGTGCGACCTGCATGGCGCGGGCGATGCCAAGCTCGGCCGCGGCTACCTGGAGATGACGGGATACGCCGGCCGGCTCGTGCTCTGA
- a CDS encoding DEAD/DEAH box helicase, protein MSSFSLPEDFDLGEHFDHRTLIRAMELKPQQAVTALQVDGPRLVSRVQGTGPTAYQQHIQWVEDRRLGPKLEGRCSCPAGHNCQHVAAALMAFEAQQIRIKKGLPEKPGVATPVARPAPPPPPEMLELGALALVPVLRLTTCVDVASEALLHHRYGSAQARASTLRQGAAQLLYRYQPPVGKALEYHAPAGTATTTLAEVNDPQRPGRIVMGHFQRQSLAEAAALRSLVGELDLRPWSLSAGLAVERATRQSMLRQPASVQAQGGPETHAPMLLVPQRRDRWPELLAHHIPELERRGWVVEVADDFPYELHQADDWAVDIGEEPGGHWFNVGLRVTVDGEPVNLVPLLVSLVQNGWLNTEALVGRGEGSEVLVPWSVEAAPTPGTAPRQRLLRLPVARVLPLMEWLRSVFRMGERTSALRLSRFDLGTLESLGDAGRVTAPPSYTQLMEQVKLLNADGGLPAIEASPNVQATLRHYQLDGLAWMDFLRRSRLGGILADDMGLGKTLQALALLQAELDAGRLDRPSLVIVPTSLIGNWETEARRFTPQLKLVVLHGAQRSRHFKEIAGAHLVITSYPLAMRDMATHGVQEWHYVMLDEAQRIKNSRSQAALSVKELNARHRLCLSGTPLENHLGELWSLIDFVCPGLLGSEAQFREHYRTPIERRQDTLRAQQLARRVKPFLLRRTKQQVARELPEKTETLLRVELTGTQRDLYETVRATMDSKLREVIAQQGLARSQIMVLDALLRLRQVCCDPRLLKTGGDEGDAPAARPHHPSAKMELLLDLLPTLVEDGRRVLLFSQFTEMLGLIELELQRLKLPYLLLTGETKDRGALVEKFQEGNTPLFLISLKAGGVGLNLTAADTVILYDPWWNPAVEQQAIDRAYRIGQDKPVFVYKLLASGTVEDKMLELQARKAGLADSLLSGVASDAALTTQDFDELFKPLGGE, encoded by the coding sequence ATGAGTTCATTCTCGCTACCCGAAGACTTCGACCTGGGCGAACACTTCGACCACCGCACCCTGATCCGCGCCATGGAGCTCAAGCCCCAGCAGGCGGTGACGGCGCTCCAGGTGGATGGCCCGCGGCTCGTGAGCCGCGTGCAGGGCACCGGCCCCACCGCCTACCAGCAGCACATCCAGTGGGTGGAAGACCGCCGCCTCGGCCCCAAGCTCGAAGGGCGTTGCTCCTGCCCCGCCGGCCACAACTGCCAGCACGTGGCCGCCGCGCTGATGGCCTTCGAGGCACAGCAGATCCGCATCAAGAAAGGCCTGCCCGAAAAGCCCGGCGTCGCCACGCCCGTGGCGCGGCCCGCACCGCCCCCGCCGCCCGAGATGCTGGAGCTGGGTGCGCTCGCCCTCGTGCCGGTGCTCAGGCTCACGACCTGCGTCGACGTCGCCTCCGAAGCCCTGCTGCACCACCGCTACGGCTCGGCCCAGGCGCGCGCCTCCACGCTGCGCCAGGGCGCGGCACAGCTGCTCTACCGCTACCAGCCGCCCGTTGGCAAGGCGCTCGAGTACCACGCGCCCGCCGGCACCGCGACCACCACGCTCGCCGAGGTGAACGACCCGCAGCGGCCTGGCCGCATCGTGATGGGGCACTTCCAGCGCCAGTCGCTCGCCGAGGCCGCGGCCTTGCGCTCGCTCGTGGGCGAGCTCGACCTGCGGCCGTGGAGCCTCTCGGCCGGCCTCGCCGTCGAGCGCGCCACACGCCAGTCGATGCTGCGCCAGCCGGCGAGCGTGCAGGCGCAGGGTGGCCCCGAAACGCACGCGCCCATGCTGCTCGTGCCGCAGCGGCGCGACCGCTGGCCCGAGCTGCTGGCGCACCACATCCCCGAGCTCGAGCGGCGCGGCTGGGTGGTCGAAGTGGCCGACGATTTCCCCTACGAGCTGCACCAGGCCGACGACTGGGCGGTCGACATCGGCGAAGAGCCGGGCGGCCACTGGTTCAACGTGGGCTTGCGCGTCACGGTCGATGGCGAGCCGGTCAACCTGGTGCCGCTGCTCGTGAGCCTGGTGCAGAACGGCTGGCTCAACACCGAAGCCCTGGTGGGCCGCGGCGAAGGCAGCGAGGTGCTGGTGCCCTGGTCGGTGGAGGCAGCGCCGACGCCTGGCACCGCGCCACGCCAGCGCCTGCTGCGCCTGCCGGTCGCACGTGTGCTGCCGCTGATGGAGTGGCTGCGCAGCGTCTTCCGCATGGGCGAGCGCACGAGTGCGCTGCGCCTGTCGCGCTTCGACCTGGGCACGCTCGAGTCGCTGGGCGACGCGGGGCGGGTCACCGCACCGCCCAGCTACACCCAGCTGATGGAGCAGGTGAAGCTGCTCAACGCCGACGGCGGCCTGCCCGCCATCGAGGCCTCGCCCAACGTGCAGGCCACCCTGCGCCACTACCAGCTCGACGGCCTGGCGTGGATGGACTTCCTGCGCCGCTCGCGCCTGGGCGGCATCCTGGCCGACGACATGGGCCTGGGCAAGACGCTGCAGGCGCTCGCGCTCCTGCAGGCCGAGCTCGACGCCGGCCGCCTCGACCGCCCGAGCCTCGTCATCGTGCCCACCAGCCTCATCGGCAACTGGGAGACCGAGGCGCGCCGCTTCACGCCGCAGCTCAAGCTCGTGGTGCTGCACGGCGCGCAGCGCTCGCGCCACTTCAAGGAGATCGCAGGCGCGCACCTCGTGATCACGAGCTACCCGCTCGCCATGCGCGACATGGCCACCCACGGCGTGCAGGAGTGGCACTACGTGATGCTCGACGAAGCGCAGCGCATCAAGAACTCGCGCAGCCAGGCCGCGCTCTCGGTGAAGGAGCTGAATGCCCGGCATCGCCTCTGCCTCTCGGGCACGCCGCTCGAAAATCACCTGGGTGAGCTGTGGAGCCTGATCGATTTCGTCTGCCCCGGCCTGCTCGGCAGCGAGGCGCAGTTCCGCGAGCACTACCGCACCCCCATCGAGCGCCGGCAGGACACGCTGCGTGCACAGCAGCTGGCACGCCGCGTCAAGCCCTTCCTCTTGCGGCGCACCAAGCAGCAGGTGGCGCGCGAGCTGCCCGAGAAGACCGAGACGCTGCTGCGCGTCGAACTCACCGGCACCCAGCGCGACCTCTACGAGACTGTGCGCGCCACGATGGACAGCAAGCTGCGCGAGGTCATCGCCCAGCAAGGCCTCGCGCGCAGCCAGATCATGGTGCTCGACGCACTGCTGCGCCTGCGCCAGGTGTGCTGTGACCCGCGCCTGCTCAAGACCGGCGGCGACGAAGGCGATGCCCCCGCTGCGCGCCCGCACCACCCGTCGGCCAAGATGGAGCTGCTGCTCGACCTCTTGCCCACGCTCGTGGAAGACGGCCGGCGTGTGCTGCTCTTCTCGCAGTTCACCGAGATGCTGGGGCTGATCGAGCTGGAGTTGCAGCGCCTGAAGCTGCCCTACCTGCTGCTCACCGGCGAGACCAAGGACCGTGGTGCGCTGGTCGAGAAATTCCAGGAAGGCAACACACCGCTCTTCCTCATCAGCCTGAAGGCCGGTGGTGTGGGCCTCAACCTCACCGCGGCTGACACGGTCATCCTCTACGACCCGTGGTGGAACCCGGCCGTCGAGCAGCAGGCCATCGACCGCGCCTACCGCATCGGGCAAGACAAGCCGGTTTTCGTCTACAAGCTGCTTGCGAGCGGCACGGTGGAAGACAAGATGCTCGAGCTGCAGGCACGCAAGGCGGGCCTCGCCGACTCGCTGCTCTCGGGTGTGGCGAGCGATGCGGCGCTGACCACGCAAGACTTCGACGAGCTCTTCAAGCCCCTTGGGGGAGAGTAG
- a CDS encoding AbrB/MazE/SpoVT family DNA-binding domain-containing protein — protein sequence MTYKTAKLFTNGGSQAVRLPAEFRFEGDEVYIRRDPRTGNVILSARPELSWVEFMALRHQLGELPDDTLSDRAQSTQRRDPFDTWVE from the coding sequence ATGACCTACAAGACCGCCAAGCTTTTCACCAACGGAGGCAGCCAGGCCGTGCGCCTGCCGGCCGAGTTCCGCTTCGAGGGAGACGAGGTCTACATCCGCCGCGACCCGCGCACCGGCAACGTCATCCTGTCGGCGCGGCCCGAGCTGTCTTGGGTGGAGTTCATGGCGCTGCGCCATCAGCTGGGCGAGCTGCCTGACGACACGCTGAGCGACCGTGCGCAGAGCACGCAACGCCGCGACCCGTTTGATACCTGGGTGGAGTGA
- a CDS encoding PIN domain-containing protein — protein sequence MLYLLDTNTATAAMRGTAGLDSRLSRLQPDEWCISAVTNAEMRYGVALKPQAIQLERYVDAFLSVARTEPWDDACAEFHGLLRAKLRAKGHTLGDFDEMIAAHALALGAVLVTDSVRHFKRVEGLRVENWIRSS from the coding sequence ATGCTCTACCTGCTCGACACCAACACCGCCACCGCCGCGATGCGCGGCACCGCCGGCCTCGACAGCCGCCTCTCGCGCCTGCAGCCCGACGAGTGGTGCATCTCCGCCGTCACCAACGCCGAGATGCGCTACGGCGTGGCGCTCAAGCCGCAGGCGATCCAGCTCGAGCGCTACGTGGATGCCTTCCTCTCGGTCGCCCGCACGGAACCGTGGGACGACGCCTGCGCCGAGTTCCACGGCCTGCTGCGCGCGAAGCTGCGCGCCAAGGGCCACACGCTGGGCGACTTCGACGAGATGATCGCCGCCCATGCGCTCGCGCTCGGCGCGGTGCTCGTGACCGACAGCGTGCGGCACTTCAAGCGCGTCGAAGGGCTGCGGGTGGAGAACTGGATCCGCAGCTCGTGA
- a CDS encoding GNAT family N-acetyltransferase, which produces MSVVLQQLDADATRAHVPALCDLLMDCVAGGASVGFVQPMSVAKAQRFWEGVADAVERDETVLLVARDGDGRIAGTVQLVLAMKENQPHRADVSKLLVHRRARRLGVGAQLMREAEAVARRIGRTVLVLDTATPEAERLYRREGWSLCGTIPDYALMPDGSLCGTTIFFKRLS; this is translated from the coding sequence ATGAGTGTCGTCTTGCAGCAGCTCGACGCCGACGCCACGCGGGCGCATGTGCCGGCGCTGTGTGACCTGTTGATGGACTGCGTGGCCGGCGGCGCCTCGGTCGGCTTCGTGCAGCCGATGTCGGTCGCCAAGGCCCAGCGCTTCTGGGAGGGTGTGGCCGACGCGGTCGAGCGCGACGAGACCGTGCTGCTGGTGGCGCGAGACGGCGATGGCCGCATCGCCGGCACCGTGCAGCTCGTGCTCGCGATGAAGGAAAACCAGCCGCACCGCGCCGACGTGTCGAAGCTCCTCGTGCACCGGCGCGCACGGCGCCTCGGCGTGGGTGCGCAGCTGATGCGCGAAGCCGAGGCCGTGGCACGGCGCATCGGTCGCACGGTACTCGTGCTCGACACCGCCACGCCGGAAGCCGAGCGGCTCTACCGGCGCGAAGGCTGGTCGCTGTGCGGCACCATCCCCGACTACGCGCTCATGCCCGACGGCTCGCTCTGCGGCACCACCATCTTCTTCAAGAGGCTGTCATGA
- a CDS encoding GNAT family N-acetyltransferase has product MTLEIIQAPSGFQQWPELWALLLAAFDYQRARIDPPSSLYRLDATSLAQKAQDETLFLAVESGQLIGCAFAKVKAECVYVGKVAVKPGRQGQGIGRRLMQAAEHFALQTGRPVMELETRIELVENHKTFAALGFVRTAEHSHEGYARPTYIMMQKPLRAEITSPAA; this is encoded by the coding sequence ATGACCCTCGAGATCATTCAAGCGCCGTCCGGGTTCCAGCAGTGGCCCGAACTCTGGGCGCTGCTGCTCGCGGCGTTCGACTATCAGCGGGCGCGGATCGACCCACCGTCGTCGCTGTACCGGCTGGATGCGACGTCGCTGGCGCAGAAGGCGCAGGATGAAACGCTCTTCCTGGCAGTCGAATCGGGGCAGTTGATCGGCTGCGCTTTCGCGAAGGTGAAAGCCGAATGCGTCTACGTCGGGAAGGTGGCGGTCAAGCCGGGCCGGCAGGGGCAGGGCATCGGCCGCCGGCTGATGCAGGCCGCCGAGCACTTTGCGCTGCAGACCGGCCGGCCGGTGATGGAGCTCGAGACGCGCATCGAGCTGGTGGAGAACCACAAGACCTTCGCCGCCCTCGGCTTCGTGCGCACGGCCGAGCATTCGCACGAGGGCTATGCACGCCCCACCTACATCATGATGCAGAAGCCGCTGCGGGCGGAGATCACTTCCCCAGCGGCCTGA
- a CDS encoding DUF3617 domain-containing protein — MMKSKTTLTALLCAGTVLAAQAQTSPSPRIEAGLWEINMSIKSQTGKAEMAMRQAQAYIASLPPAQRKQVEEVMAQQGVKLGDKTSTVNACISKEDAERGTIPQQAGDCTQDVLEKTASSMKVKFSCTTNPPASGEAVVDFQSPTAYTSRGIVDTVVLGQSERVSVEQTGRWLGAECGSVRPLGK, encoded by the coding sequence ATGATGAAGTCGAAGACAACGCTCACCGCCCTGCTCTGCGCTGGCACCGTGCTCGCCGCGCAGGCCCAGACCAGCCCCAGCCCGCGCATCGAAGCGGGCCTGTGGGAGATCAACATGTCGATCAAGAGCCAGACCGGCAAGGCCGAGATGGCGATGCGCCAGGCGCAGGCCTACATCGCGAGCCTGCCGCCCGCGCAGCGCAAGCAGGTCGAGGAGGTGATGGCCCAGCAGGGCGTGAAGCTCGGCGACAAGACGAGCACCGTCAACGCCTGCATCAGCAAGGAAGACGCCGAGCGCGGCACCATCCCCCAGCAGGCCGGCGACTGCACACAAGACGTGCTGGAGAAAACCGCCAGCTCGATGAAGGTGAAGTTCAGCTGCACCACCAACCCACCGGCCAGCGGCGAAGCGGTGGTCGACTTCCAGAGCCCGACCGCCTACACCAGCCGCGGCATCGTCGACACGGTGGTGCTCGGCCAGAGCGAGCGGGTGTCGGTCGAGCAGACCGGCCGCTGGCTCGGCGCCGAGTGCGGCAGCGTCAGGCCGCTGGGGAAGTGA
- a CDS encoding alpha/beta hydrolase yields the protein MRNLTVAAALFFTGVLAVAQTASTAPCVEPVPPAASGAAPVLPPPRLQQLQYKCLKLNGGQRVLTGEAGDAKAPPVLLVHGLGNNAHRDWAPVIRPLAAQFHVITVDLPGFGASPGNGEGYSFIALGRVLSQVLEQLAPGQKAHVVGHSLGGAVSLFFAHAYGAQVERLVLVDAAGILLKTVYVQHMANLRTPQVGIAPVDRILSGVSDRLRGIKRGVFGNLDDRFDFSRWLAQNPGVRYALLGRYTQVEAGLGLVEHDFTRAIRETTAATTVIWGADDPIAPLRTGRLLAARLPDARLKVIDGVGHTPMLESPEAFRALLLEALTAPLAPKYAVTVPEISQGDVTCSAEANRSYTGRFDTLTLDNCLGVRVHSARIKRLVLKGSTATIDDTVVEADDVALAATDSEVTATNLRLTGRVAVRADNSRIDLAGASLVARDMAVEAPPPSRVYFSVSEMRGRENNGDVHTIWSQTPAITK from the coding sequence GTGCGGAACCTGACCGTGGCCGCGGCCCTTTTCTTCACAGGGGTTCTGGCCGTGGCGCAGACCGCGAGCACCGCGCCCTGCGTGGAGCCCGTGCCGCCGGCGGCCTCGGGTGCTGCGCCCGTGCTGCCCCCGCCGCGCCTGCAGCAGCTTCAATACAAGTGCCTCAAGCTCAACGGCGGCCAGCGGGTGCTGACGGGCGAAGCGGGCGATGCGAAGGCGCCGCCGGTGCTGCTGGTGCATGGCCTCGGCAACAACGCGCATCGCGACTGGGCGCCGGTGATCCGGCCGCTGGCGGCGCAGTTCCATGTGATCACGGTCGACCTGCCGGGCTTCGGCGCCTCGCCGGGGAATGGCGAGGGCTACTCGTTCATCGCGCTTGGGCGCGTGCTGTCGCAGGTGCTGGAGCAGCTCGCGCCAGGCCAGAAGGCCCATGTGGTGGGCCACTCGCTGGGCGGAGCGGTGAGCCTCTTCTTCGCGCATGCCTATGGCGCGCAGGTCGAGCGGCTCGTGCTGGTCGACGCGGCCGGCATCCTGCTCAAGACGGTCTACGTGCAGCACATGGCCAACCTGCGCACGCCGCAGGTCGGCATCGCGCCGGTCGATCGCATCCTCAGTGGCGTGAGCGATCGGCTGCGCGGCATCAAGCGCGGCGTGTTCGGCAACCTCGACGACCGTTTCGACTTCAGCCGCTGGCTGGCGCAGAACCCGGGTGTGCGCTACGCCCTGCTTGGCCGCTACACGCAGGTGGAAGCCGGGCTCGGGCTGGTGGAGCACGACTTCACCCGCGCCATCCGCGAGACCACCGCGGCCACCACCGTGATCTGGGGCGCCGACGACCCGATCGCCCCGCTGCGCACCGGCCGGCTGCTGGCCGCGCGCCTGCCCGATGCAAGGCTCAAGGTGATCGACGGCGTGGGCCACACGCCCATGCTGGAGAGCCCCGAGGCCTTCCGCGCGCTGCTGCTGGAGGCGCTGACCGCACCGCTCGCGCCCAAGTACGCGGTGACGGTGCCCGAGATCTCGCAAGGCGACGTGACCTGCTCGGCCGAGGCCAACCGCAGCTACACCGGCCGCTTCGACACCCTCACGCTCGACAACTGCCTCGGCGTGCGGGTGCACTCGGCGCGCATCAAGCGCCTCGTGCTCAAGGGCTCGACGGCGACGATCGACGACACCGTGGTCGAAGCCGACGACGTGGCACTCGCTGCCACCGACAGCGAGGTGACGGCCACCAACCTGCGCCTCACCGGCCGGGTGGCGGTGCGCGCCGACAACAGCCGCATCGACCTCGCCGGCGCCAGCCTCGTGGCGCGCGACATGGCGGTGGAAGCCCCGCCGCCCAGCCGCGTGTACTTCTCGGTGAGCGAGATGCGCGGCCGCGAGAACAACGGCGACGTGCACACCATCTGGTCGCAGACGCCCGCCATCACCAAGTGA
- a CDS encoding response regulator, with translation MASADPTPSATPGAPRSAAGAAPDAAHDIRRRVRVAQMAMVFDQTSVAVFAATGFAVALALYLQDIIGRDIVYLWLAIKVAVVVPRVAHGLLFRSRKNDSLSWLHWGRAMLFIDGAAWGLAGLMFAGIEDHSTLTLVVATLAGVSTIAAFVLHADWPSCVAYTAPMQVPGIVMMLSRGDALGVYGAFAVLTFYTLLLVSTRRSERQVVEMLTLRYTNEQLTTQLSSALEMARLENQAKNEFVANMSHELRTPLHGILGVSNMLLSGPAGASPREGLGVIRRCGEHLLGLINNILEYSRFGVQGVKLHPQAVDLAQLVDDSVAMCKPSAAEKGLPIHGSIDLPRPCVAMADPFRLRQILLNLIGNSVKFTERGSIRVHAAATEGGRQLRVRVEDTGVGIAPSALDSIFEPFVQVDSSNTRRFGGTGLGLSITRSLCEAMGGRITCRSTLGQGSTFEVMLPIELPPTPAQSPASLPPGHGASTARLRGKVLLAEDNEVNAIVGESALVRLGLQVDRVPSGVGVVERVCQTEQPRPDLVLLDCQMPEMDGFEAARRIRAHEAEHGLPRLPIVALTANVFPEDREQCRAAGMDDYLAKPFDIEQLRAVLALHLEEATARTPA, from the coding sequence ATGGCATCAGCCGACCCCACGCCTTCTGCGACCCCCGGTGCGCCTCGAAGCGCAGCGGGTGCCGCACCCGATGCGGCGCACGACATCCGCAGGCGGGTGCGTGTGGCCCAGATGGCGATGGTCTTCGACCAGACCTCGGTGGCCGTGTTTGCCGCCACCGGCTTTGCCGTGGCACTGGCGCTCTACCTGCAAGACATCATCGGCCGCGACATCGTCTACCTGTGGCTCGCCATCAAGGTGGCCGTGGTGGTGCCGCGCGTGGCGCACGGCCTGCTCTTCCGCAGCCGCAAGAACGACTCGCTGAGCTGGCTGCACTGGGGCCGCGCCATGCTCTTCATCGACGGCGCCGCCTGGGGCCTGGCCGGGCTCATGTTCGCCGGCATCGAAGACCACTCCACGCTCACGCTCGTGGTGGCCACGCTGGCCGGCGTGAGCACCATCGCCGCCTTCGTGTTGCACGCCGACTGGCCTTCGTGCGTGGCCTACACCGCGCCGATGCAGGTGCCCGGCATCGTGATGATGCTGTCGCGCGGCGATGCGCTTGGCGTCTACGGCGCCTTCGCCGTGCTGACCTTCTACACGCTGCTGCTGGTGTCGACCCGGCGCTCCGAGCGGCAGGTGGTGGAGATGCTCACGCTGCGCTACACCAACGAGCAACTCACCACGCAGCTCAGCTCGGCGCTCGAGATGGCACGCCTGGAGAACCAGGCGAAGAACGAGTTCGTCGCCAACATGAGCCATGAGCTGCGCACGCCGCTGCACGGCATCCTCGGCGTGTCGAACATGCTGCTCAGCGGCCCGGCCGGCGCGAGCCCGCGCGAGGGGCTGGGCGTGATCCGCCGCTGCGGCGAGCACCTGCTGGGGCTCATCAACAACATCCTCGAGTACTCGCGCTTCGGCGTGCAGGGCGTGAAGCTGCACCCGCAGGCGGTCGACCTGGCGCAGCTGGTCGACGACAGCGTGGCGATGTGCAAGCCGAGCGCGGCCGAGAAAGGCCTGCCCATCCACGGCAGCATCGACCTGCCGCGCCCCTGCGTGGCGATGGCCGACCCGTTCCGCCTGCGGCAGATCCTGCTCAACCTGATCGGCAATTCGGTGAAGTTCACCGAGCGTGGGTCGATTCGTGTGCACGCCGCTGCCACCGAAGGCGGCCGGCAGCTGCGCGTGCGTGTGGAAGACACCGGCGTGGGCATCGCGCCCTCGGCGCTCGACAGCATCTTCGAGCCCTTCGTGCAGGTCGACAGCTCCAACACCCGCCGTTTCGGCGGCACCGGCCTGGGCCTGTCGATCACGCGCTCGCTGTGCGAGGCGATGGGCGGTCGCATCACCTGCCGCAGCACCTTGGGCCAGGGCTCGACCTTCGAGGTGATGCTGCCCATCGAGCTGCCGCCCACACCAGCGCAAAGCCCGGCCTCGCTGCCGCCCGGCCACGGCGCATCGACCGCCCGCCTGCGCGGCAAGGTGCTGCTGGCCGAAGACAACGAGGTCAACGCCATCGTGGGCGAGTCGGCGCTGGTGCGCCTGGGGCTGCAGGTCGACCGGGTGCCGAGCGGCGTGGGCGTGGTCGAGCGGGTGTGCCAGACCGAGCAGCCCCGGCCCGACCTCGTGCTGCTCGATTGCCAGATGCCCGAGATGGATGGCTTCGAGGCGGCGCGCCGCATCCGCGCGCACGAGGCCGAACACGGTCTGCCGCGCCTGCCGATCGTCGCGCTCACCGCCAACGTCTTCCCCGAAGACCGCGAGCAGTGCCGTGCCGCTGGCATGGACGACTACCTCGCCAAGCCCTTCGACATCGAGCAACTGCGCGCCGTGCTCGCGCTGCACCTCGAAGAAGCCACGGCGCGAACGCCGGCCTGA
- a CDS encoding DUF1304 domain-containing protein, protein MWIAVALVALVALLHLYFLVLEMFLWDTPTGRKVFGNTPEFAAASKVLAANQGLYNGFLAAGLVWSLWLGLAAAGRPIALFFLGCVVVAGVYGALTASRKILFVQALPGAIAIAAVLFTS, encoded by the coding sequence ATGTGGATCGCCGTCGCTCTTGTCGCCCTCGTGGCCTTGCTGCACCTCTACTTCCTGGTGCTGGAGATGTTCCTCTGGGACACGCCCACCGGCCGCAAGGTCTTCGGCAACACGCCCGAGTTCGCCGCGGCCTCGAAGGTGCTGGCAGCGAACCAGGGGCTCTACAACGGCTTCCTCGCCGCCGGCCTCGTGTGGAGCCTGTGGCTCGGCCTGGCCGCGGCGGGGCGCCCGATCGCCCTCTTCTTCCTCGGCTGCGTGGTCGTCGCCGGGGTCTACGGTGCCCTCACCGCGAGCCGCAAGATCCTCTTCGTGCAGGCCCTGCCGGGGGCCATCGCCATCGCTGCAGTGCTCTTCACGAGCTGA